The following proteins come from a genomic window of Canis lupus dingo isolate Sandy chromosome 20, ASM325472v2, whole genome shotgun sequence:
- the LOC112666916 gene encoding serine protease 44-like yields the protein MASPGGRSLGLLLWLLLLPPPLGASSPSSSPSSAPSSAPSSPGGGPEGPGASVWRAAGPPATSRPHEAATPPQVVPVTPRASGSYAAVTEAQPTRTKPLLTTGCGHRSMRIIGGLPAPERKWPWQVSLQINEKHMCGASLIASRWVLTAAHCIFGYVEYTVKMGDIYMRHTSDMAVKIPVQDIVIHKDYNPLGLIENDIALVLLEFPVNFSTHIHPVCLPEKAFLVQAGTECWVTGWGKLSEKDSSQETTEELQEAELNIIRYERCNEILQTQLETSSDVVKKGMLCGYNVQGKDACQGDSGGPLACEFNETWVQVGIVSWGIGCGRKNYPGIYTEVSLYRDWVIDHLSQACSWDSAGFFPLLCLVLPLGILVAP from the exons ATGGCGTCCCCGGGCGGCCGCTCGCTGGGCCTCCTGCtctggctcctgctcctcccgCCTCCGCTCGGGGCGTCCTCCCCGTCGTCCTCCCCGTCGTCTGCCCCGTCGTCGGCCCCGTCGTCCCCGGGGGGCGGCCCTGAGGGCCCGGGCGCCAGCGTGTGGAGGGCTGCGGGGCCGCCGGCGACCTCCAGGCCGCACGAGGCTGCCACACCCCCGCAAGTGGTGCCGGTCACCCCACGTGCCTCTGGCTCCTACGCGGCTGTGACCGAGGCACAGCCAACACGAACGAAGCCGCTGCTCACTACAG GATGCGGCCACAGGTCTATGAGGATAATTGGTGGATTGCCCGCTCCAGAGCGAAAGTGGCCCTGGCAGGTGAGCCTACAGATCAATGAAAAGCACATGTGCGGAGCCTCCCTCATTGCCAGTCGGTGGGTGCTGACCGCGGCCCACTGCATATTTGG CTACGTGGAATACACGGTGAAGATGGGAGACATCTACATGAGGCATACCTCCGATATGGCAGTCAAGATCCCCGTCCAGGACATCGTTATTCACAAAGATTACAATCCTCTTGGATTaattgagaatgatattgctCTCGTTCTGCTTGAGTTCCCTGTGAATTTTTCCACCCACATCCATCCCGTGTGCCTCCCTGAAAAGGCATTCTTGGTGCAAGCTGGTACAGAGTGCTGGGTGACTGGATGGGGAAAGCTTAGCGAAAAAG ATTCATCTCAAGAAACTACAGAGGAACTTCAGGAGGCCGAGCTAAACATTATCCGTTATGAGAGATGTAATGAGATACTCCAAACACAGTTGGAAACTAGTAGTGACGTAGTCAAGAAAGGGATGCTGTGTGGTTATAATGTCCAAGGAAAGGATGCCTGCCAG ggAGATTCTGGGGGGCCCCTGGCCTGTGAATTTAATGAAACATGGGTCCAGGTGGGGATTGTGAGTTGGGGCATTGGCTGTGGTCGTAAAAATTATCCTGGAATTTATACAGAAGTTAGTTTGTACAGGGACTGGGTCATTGATCACTTGAGTCAGGCTTGCTCTTGGGACTCAGCAGGCTTCTTCCCACTTCTGTGCCTGGTGCTGCCGCTGGGAATCCTGGTGGCCCCATGA
- the LOC112666843 gene encoding putative inactive serine protease 43 isoform X3, whose product MASRGGPLGLLLWLLLLQPLLGEGCDPSEDSAMTPASSEAPSPPGHQESPRMPIPTAAPRLLALAVGEAPESHQTTEYEPLSPQVSQLECGPKSTRRACSVPASDKKWPWQVSLQARDKHVCGGSLIAHQWVLTAANCIIGFSNGTGSPSGEQAAHSSLQEMQPDITGTVRNTSHPSETRDDLWLSRGEGSLQEDHTVEGGSKTRAQKVPQPDAPITCLGHTHTLAVPCLPGRRECKHASLRASQPARRTPVRPCHLGEPLPQKRPQEQ is encoded by the exons ATGGCGTCCCGGGGCGGCCCCCTGGGCCTCCTGCTctggctcctgctcctccagcccctgcttG GTGAGGGGTGCGACCCCAGCGAGGACTCTGCAATGACCCCGGCAAGCTCAGAGGCGCCCTCGCCACCAGGGCACCAGGAGTCCCCGCGGATGCCAATACCCACTGCAGCCCCACGGCTTCTAGCGCTCGCAGTGGGAGAGGCCCCGGAGTCCCATCAGACCACTGAGTATGAACCACTGTCTCCTCAAG TGAGTCAGCTAGAATGTGGCCCCAAGTCTACGAGGAGAGCCTGTTCAGTGCCCGCCTCAGACAAGAAGTGGCCCTGGCAGGTGAGCCTGCAGGCCCGGGATAAACATGTATGTGGAGGCTCCCTCATTGCTCATCAGTGGGTGCTGACCGCCGCCAACTGCATAATTGG CTTCAGCAATGGTACCGGTTCACCTTCAGGAGAGCAAGCAGCTCATTCTTCACTACAGGAAATGCAACCAGATATTACAGGCACAGTTAGGAACACTTCGCACCCTAGTGAAACAAGGGATGATCTGTGGCTATCAAGAGGAGAAGGGTCCCTGCAAG AGGACCACACCGTAGAAGGTGGCAGCAAGACTAGAGCCCAGAAAGTGCCCCAGCCTGATGCCCCAATCACCTGCCTCGGCCACACCCACACCTTGGCTGTGCCCTGCCTGCCTGGAAGGAGGGAGTGCAAGCATGCCAGCCTGAGAGCCAGCCAGCCTGCGAGGCGGACCCCGGTGCGTCCTTGCCATCTTGGAGAGCCTCTACCACAGAAGAGACCTCAGGAGCAGTGA
- the LOC112666843 gene encoding serine protease 44 isoform X1 — MASRGGPLGLLLWLLLLQPLLGEGCDPSEDSAMTPASSEAPSPPGHQESPRMPIPTAAPRLLALAVGEAPESHQTTEYEPLSPQVSQLECGPKSTRRACSVPASDKKWPWQVSLQARDKHVCGGSLIAHQWVLTAANCIIGHEEYTVRLGDNLLQPHSETALVVPVEDILCHHFFDDKTLRHDIALVFLASSVNYSSSIRPVSLPRRVLQVEAKTECWVTGWGHLEKGASAMVPVHLQESKQLILHYRKCNQILQAQLGTLRTLVKQGMICGYQEEKGPCKGDSGGPLVCEFRETWVQVGIVSWGIGCGHKNSPIVYTDVSLYKEWISSHLNQACSLGSAGFFPLLCLLLPLGILVAP; from the exons ATGGCGTCCCGGGGCGGCCCCCTGGGCCTCCTGCTctggctcctgctcctccagcccctgcttG GTGAGGGGTGCGACCCCAGCGAGGACTCTGCAATGACCCCGGCAAGCTCAGAGGCGCCCTCGCCACCAGGGCACCAGGAGTCCCCGCGGATGCCAATACCCACTGCAGCCCCACGGCTTCTAGCGCTCGCAGTGGGAGAGGCCCCGGAGTCCCATCAGACCACTGAGTATGAACCACTGTCTCCTCAAG TGAGTCAGCTAGAATGTGGCCCCAAGTCTACGAGGAGAGCCTGTTCAGTGCCCGCCTCAGACAAGAAGTGGCCCTGGCAGGTGAGCCTGCAGGCCCGGGATAAACATGTATGTGGAGGCTCCCTCATTGCTCATCAGTGGGTGCTGACCGCCGCCAACTGCATAATTGG CCACGAGGAATATACAGTGAGGCTGGGAGACAACTTGTTACAACCTCATTCCGAAACGGCACTGGTGGTTCCAGTTGAAGACATCCTTTGCCATCACTTTTTTGATGATAAAACTTTGAGACATGACATTGCCCTTGTTTTCCTGGCCTCCTCTGTGAATTACTCTTCATCCATCCGTCCTGTGTCCCTCCCTAGAAGGGTTCTCCAAGTGGAAGCTAAGACAGAGTGCTGGGTGACTGGCTGGGGCCACCTGGAAAAAGGAG CTTCAGCAATGGTACCGGTTCACCTTCAGGAGAGCAAGCAGCTCATTCTTCACTACAGGAAATGCAACCAGATATTACAGGCACAGTTAGGAACACTTCGCACCCTAGTGAAACAAGGGATGATCTGTGGCTATCAAGAGGAGAAGGGTCCCTGCAAG ggAGATTCTGGGGGGCCCCTGGTCTGTGAATTTAGAGAAACATGGGTCCAGGTGGGGATTGTGAGCTGGGGCATTGGCTGTGGTCACAAAAATTCTCCTATAGTTTATACAGATGTTAGTTTGTACAAAGAGTGGATCAGCAGTCACTTGAATCAGGCTTGCTCTTTGGGCTCAGCAGGCTTCTTCCCACTTCTGTGCCTGTTGCTGCCGCTGGGCATCCTGGTGGCCCCATGA
- the LOC112666843 gene encoding putative inactive serine protease 43 isoform X2, with translation MASRGGPLGLLLWLLLLQPLLGEGCDPSEDSAMTPASSEAPSPPGHQESPRMPIPTAAPRLLALAVGEAPESHQTTEYEPLSPQVSQLECGPKSTRRACSVPASDKKWPWQVSLQARDKHVCGGSLIAHQWVLTAANCIIGHEEYTVRLGDNLLQPHSETALVVPVEDILCHHFFDDKTLRHDIALVFLASSVNYSSSIRPVSLPRRVLQVEAKTECWVTGWGHLEKGASAMVPVHLQESKQLILHYRKCNQILQAQLGTLRTLVKQGMICGYQEEKGPCKRTTP, from the exons ATGGCGTCCCGGGGCGGCCCCCTGGGCCTCCTGCTctggctcctgctcctccagcccctgcttG GTGAGGGGTGCGACCCCAGCGAGGACTCTGCAATGACCCCGGCAAGCTCAGAGGCGCCCTCGCCACCAGGGCACCAGGAGTCCCCGCGGATGCCAATACCCACTGCAGCCCCACGGCTTCTAGCGCTCGCAGTGGGAGAGGCCCCGGAGTCCCATCAGACCACTGAGTATGAACCACTGTCTCCTCAAG TGAGTCAGCTAGAATGTGGCCCCAAGTCTACGAGGAGAGCCTGTTCAGTGCCCGCCTCAGACAAGAAGTGGCCCTGGCAGGTGAGCCTGCAGGCCCGGGATAAACATGTATGTGGAGGCTCCCTCATTGCTCATCAGTGGGTGCTGACCGCCGCCAACTGCATAATTGG CCACGAGGAATATACAGTGAGGCTGGGAGACAACTTGTTACAACCTCATTCCGAAACGGCACTGGTGGTTCCAGTTGAAGACATCCTTTGCCATCACTTTTTTGATGATAAAACTTTGAGACATGACATTGCCCTTGTTTTCCTGGCCTCCTCTGTGAATTACTCTTCATCCATCCGTCCTGTGTCCCTCCCTAGAAGGGTTCTCCAAGTGGAAGCTAAGACAGAGTGCTGGGTGACTGGCTGGGGCCACCTGGAAAAAGGAG CTTCAGCAATGGTACCGGTTCACCTTCAGGAGAGCAAGCAGCTCATTCTTCACTACAGGAAATGCAACCAGATATTACAGGCACAGTTAGGAACACTTCGCACCCTAGTGAAACAAGGGATGATCTGTGGCTATCAAGAGGAGAAGGGTCCCTGCAAG AGGACCACACCGTAG
- the LOC112666842 gene encoding serine protease 45-like: MAAALPRRSAGPAASGPWSLSRRLLLLLLLLHSGYKENTSTPVCGKPWWSGDLDVIRHWPWEVSLRLENEHVCGGALIDLDWVVTAAHCIQGTKEYSVILGTNKLKPADSLRVTMIPVKDIVMHPKFWGRTFIMGDVALLQLHRPVALSKYVQPICLPEPSYNLKVGTQCWVTGWGQAKQRFSVNSTLTPELQEAEVFIMDNKRCDQIYRKKSFIPHIVPLVLGDMICATNYGENLCSGDSGGPLACEVEGRWILAGVLSWEKACAKAENPGVYARITKYSKWIKQQMNNGPLSCLQTSTWLLLLFWLLQPQMGP; encoded by the exons ATGGCCGCCGCGCTCCCCCGCCGCAGCGCTGGGCCTGCAGCCTCTGGGCCCTGGAGCCTGAGCCGCcgtctgctgctgctgctgctgctgctgcactCGG GTTATAAAGAAAACACTTCCACACCAG TTTGCGGCAAACCCTGGTGGTCAGGGGATTTGGATGTGATCCGCCATTGGCCCTGGGAGGTGAGCCTCCGGCTGGAAAATGAGCACGTATGTGGAGGGGCCCTCATTGACCTCGACTGGGTAGTGACTGCTGCCCACTGCATCCAAGG CACCAAAGAGTACTCAGTGATTCTTGGTACCAACAAGCTGAAGCCCGCAGACTCCCTGAGGGTCACCATGATCCCTGTGAAGGACATCGTTATGCACCCCAAGTTCTGGGGCCGGACCTTCATCATGGGGGATGTTGCCCTTCTGCAGCTCCACAGGCCCGTGGCACTCAGCAAGTACGTGCAGCCCATCTGCCTCCCAGAGCCCAGCTACAACCTGAAGGTTGGGACACAGTGCTGGGTGACTGGCTGGGGCCAGGCTAAACAGCGCTTCTCAG TTAACTCCACACTGACCCCAGAGCTGCAGGAGGCTGAGGTGTTTATCATGGACAATAAAAGGTGTGACCAGATTTACCGCAAGAAGTCCTTCATCCCCCACATTGTCCCCCTTGTCCTGGGGGACATGATCTGTGCCACCAATTACGGAGAAAACTTGTGCTCG GGAGATTCTGGGGGCCCATTGGCTTGTGAAGTCGAGGGCAGATGGATTCTGGCTGGGGTGTTGTCCTGGGAAAAGGCCTGTGCCAAAGCAGAGAATCCAGGTGTATATGCCCGCATCACCAAATACAGCAAGTGGATCAAGCAGCAAATGAACAATGGGCCTCTCTCATGCCTCCAAACCTCTACCTGGCTCCTACTCCTGTTCTGGCTGCTGCAGCCCCAGATGGGTCCCTga